In Notamacropus eugenii isolate mMacEug1 chromosome 1, mMacEug1.pri_v2, whole genome shotgun sequence, one genomic interval encodes:
- the PSMA4 gene encoding proteasome subunit alpha type-4, with protein sequence MSRRYDSRTTIFSPEGRLYQVEYAMEAIGHAGTCLGILANDGVLLAAERRNIHKLLDEVFFSEKIYKLNEDMACSVAGITSDANVLTNELRLIAQRYLLQYQEPIPCEQLVTALCDIKQAYTQFGGKRPFGVSLLYIGWDKHYGFQLYQSDPSGNYGGWKATCIGNNSAAAVSMLKQDYKEGGMTLKSALALAIKVLNKTMDVSKLSAEKVEIATLTRENGKTTIRVLKQKEVEQLIKKHEEEEAKAEREKKEKEQKEKDK encoded by the exons ATG TCTCGTAGATATGACTCGAGGACCACTATATTTTCACCAGAGG GTCGCTTGTACCAGGTGGAATATGCCATGGAGGCTATTGGACATGCAGGCACCTGCTTGGGAATTTTAGCAAATGATGGTGTTTTGCTAGCTGCTGAGAGACGAAACATCCACAAGCTCTTGGATGAAGTCTTTTTTTCAGAAAAGATTTACAAACTCAATGA ggATATGGCTTGCAGTGTGGCAGGCATAACTTCTGATGCTAACGTTTTAACTAATGAACTGAGACTCATTGCTCAGAG GTACCTATTACAGTATCAAGAGCCTATTCCTTGTGAGCAGTTGGTTACAGCACTGTGTGATATCAAACAAGCTTATACACAGTTTGGAG GAAAACGCCCTTTTGGTGTTTCACTGCTGTACATCGGCTGGGATAAGCATTATGGTTTCCAGCTGTATCAGAGTGACCCCAGTGGAAATTATGGAGGTTGGAAGGCCACTTGCATTGGGAATAATAGTGCG GCGGCTGTGTCGATGTTAAAGCAAGACTACAAGGAGGGAGGAATGACTTTGAAGTCAGCACTTGCTTTAGCAATTAAAGTGCTCAATAAAACCATGGATGTTAGTAAACTTTCTGCTGAAAAAG TTGAAATTGCAACATTaacaagagaaaatggaaagacaaCCATAAgagttttaaaacaaaaagaagtgGAACAGTTGATTAAAAAACACGAAGAGGAAGAAGCAAAAGCAGAAcgtgagaagaaggaaaaagaacagaaagaaaaggataaatag